One stretch of Streptomyces hygroscopicus DNA includes these proteins:
- a CDS encoding ATPase: MEFRGRAADLDLLTRQLDLVAGGTGATRGQAVIMTGRRRVGKSRLVQEFCDRSGVPYVVFQATRGRNAVAERADFSAALAQSPLPGAELVAGLRAADWNQALRSLALAVPDDSPSIAVIDEVPWLVEQDREFEGALQTVWDRHLSAKPVLLILVGSDMSVMEALQSYGRPFFGRATKMTVRPLHLADVQAMTRLDAAEAVDALLITGGFPEIVQSWRPGMGRADFLREAVANPLSPLLVAGELSLLGEFPEASHSRAVLEAVGSGERTFSAIAAQAGGAGALPSGTLSPLLHTLQTKRILATDLPLSTKADTKNKRYRIADPYLRFWLAFLQRTIPLIERGRGDLALERIERAWTTWRGRAVEPIIRESLLRLLPDDRWPDTEAVGGWWNRQNNPEIDLIGADHEPVAGTVHFIGSVKWLESRPFGRREYDALARDMLAVPGADPDTPLVAVSRCGVENGLPLAAHWGPEDLVRAWQ; this comes from the coding sequence ATGGAGTTCAGGGGCAGGGCTGCCGACCTCGACCTGCTGACCAGGCAACTGGACCTCGTGGCCGGAGGCACGGGGGCCACCCGGGGCCAGGCTGTGATCATGACGGGGCGGCGCCGGGTGGGGAAGTCTCGCCTGGTCCAGGAGTTCTGTGACCGCTCCGGCGTTCCGTACGTGGTCTTCCAGGCGACCCGGGGCCGTAACGCCGTCGCCGAGCGGGCGGACTTCTCCGCCGCGCTCGCGCAGTCCCCGCTGCCCGGGGCGGAGCTGGTGGCCGGACTGCGGGCCGCGGACTGGAACCAGGCGCTGCGGTCCCTGGCCCTCGCGGTGCCGGACGATTCCCCGAGCATCGCGGTGATCGACGAAGTGCCGTGGCTGGTGGAACAGGACCGGGAGTTCGAAGGGGCGCTTCAGACGGTCTGGGACCGCCATCTGTCCGCCAAGCCGGTTCTGCTGATCCTGGTGGGCAGTGACATGTCGGTGATGGAGGCGCTGCAGTCCTATGGCCGTCCGTTCTTCGGCCGGGCCACGAAGATGACCGTACGGCCGCTGCACCTGGCCGATGTGCAGGCGATGACCCGCCTGGACGCGGCGGAAGCGGTGGACGCGCTCCTGATCACCGGGGGCTTCCCCGAGATCGTCCAGTCATGGCGGCCGGGGATGGGGCGCGCCGATTTCCTGCGCGAGGCCGTGGCCAACCCTCTCTCGCCGCTGCTGGTGGCGGGTGAACTGTCGCTGCTGGGGGAGTTCCCCGAGGCTTCGCATTCGCGGGCGGTGCTGGAGGCGGTCGGTAGCGGCGAGCGGACCTTCTCCGCCATCGCCGCCCAAGCCGGCGGCGCCGGCGCCCTGCCCTCCGGGACGCTCTCCCCGCTGCTGCACACCCTGCAGACCAAACGCATACTGGCCACCGACCTCCCGCTCTCCACCAAGGCGGACACCAAGAACAAGCGCTACCGGATCGCCGACCCCTACCTTCGTTTCTGGCTGGCCTTCCTGCAGCGGACCATCCCGCTCATCGAACGCGGCCGCGGAGATCTCGCCCTCGAGCGCATTGAACGGGCCTGGACCACCTGGCGAGGACGTGCGGTCGAGCCGATCATCCGCGAGTCGCTGCTGCGCCTGCTCCCCGATGACAGGTGGCCCGACACGGAGGCGGTCGGCGGCTGGTGGAACCGTCAGAACAACCCCGAGATCGACCTGATCGGCGCCGACCACGAACCGGTAGCGGGCACGGTGCACTTCATCGGCTCGGTCAAGTGGCTGGAGTCCCGGCCGTTCGGCCGCCGCGAATACGACGCCCTGGCCCGGGACATGCTCGCGGTCCCCGGCGCCGACCCGGACACCCCCCTGGTCGCCGTCTCCCGCTGCGGCGTCGAGAACGGCCTGCCGCTCGCGGCGCACTGGGGCCCGGAAGACCTGGTACGCGCTTGGCAGTAG